A window of the Butyricimonas virosa genome harbors these coding sequences:
- a CDS encoding RNA polymerase sigma factor, whose product MEFGDAKLVYRLNHKDDKVWEELFNSYYESLCNHAYRILLDESVTEDIVQEVFVKLWDGRAVFENEKALTVYLYRSVTNNALKYLRDRDVEEARLKLWSEVEQEMTEEDFSSVVREEVLRKLRELIELLPEERKKIILMSMEGMSGEEIATQLGVTIHTVKQQKYRAYKFIKEQLGSYWSVAMIFFL is encoded by the coding sequence ATGGAGTTTGGTGATGCAAAATTAGTTTATAGGCTGAATCATAAAGATGATAAAGTATGGGAAGAGTTATTCAATTCTTACTATGAGAGTTTATGTAATCATGCCTATCGTATTTTATTGGATGAGAGCGTGACGGAGGATATCGTGCAGGAGGTGTTCGTGAAGTTGTGGGATGGACGGGCTGTATTTGAAAATGAAAAAGCTTTAACTGTTTATTTGTATCGTTCGGTTACGAATAATGCCTTGAAGTATTTACGGGATCGGGATGTGGAAGAAGCCCGATTGAAATTGTGGAGCGAGGTGGAACAGGAAATGACCGAAGAGGACTTTTCCAGTGTGGTGCGGGAAGAGGTGCTACGGAAATTGCGGGAATTAATCGAGCTGTTGCCGGAAGAACGTAAAAAGATTATCTTGATGAGTATGGAGGGAATGAGCGGGGAGGAGATTGCGACCCAATTAGGCGTAACAATTCATACTGTGAAGCAACAGAAATATAGGGCTTATAAGTTTATAAAAGAGCAACTTGGTAGTTACTGGTCTGTTGCGATGATATTTTTTCTTTAA
- a CDS encoding FecR family protein, which translates to MMKRNGHSVFEITRQVIRNFFNEDDERTTREFQQLIREAGLLNNASELESKEQLITWLAEPSRFSSKDAYRKFYQHVRQKQKVRMLRNFRVAASFLLILALGGVAYWLNDFWDTGNGPKLMEEIHPIMSKAYIMMDDGTCMVLGKDEGEVLEADGTKIVRDSTKVKYTSENDKETSKIAYNELNVPRGGEYALELSDGTKVWVNADSRLKYPIRFREECREVYLLTGEAYFEVARNEAKPFWVHTSRGSVKVLGTEFNVRDYPDEHQVVATLVNGSVQFSDKNKSGRQVILQPGFQVVVDSLRRDWEVRKVNLEEYVGWRNGLYVFSHLTLEELMKIVERNYDVTVFFANEECKKLVFSGDLQKYEKVEYFLRFMETGGDVRFVVKDRTITVYKK; encoded by the coding sequence ATGATGAAACGTAATGGTCATAGTGTTTTTGAAATAACTCGACAGGTTATCCGAAATTTTTTTAATGAAGATGACGAGAGAACAACACGAGAATTTCAGCAATTAATTCGGGAAGCGGGATTGTTGAATAACGCTTCGGAATTGGAGAGCAAGGAACAATTAATTACATGGTTGGCGGAGCCCTCCCGTTTTTCCTCGAAAGATGCTTATCGTAAATTTTATCAACATGTGAGACAGAAACAAAAAGTGCGAATGTTGCGAAACTTTAGAGTAGCTGCTTCCTTTTTGCTGATTTTGGCTTTGGGTGGGGTTGCTTATTGGCTAAATGATTTCTGGGATACGGGGAATGGTCCTAAGCTGATGGAGGAGATACACCCGATCATGTCTAAAGCGTATATTATGATGGATGACGGTACGTGTATGGTTTTAGGAAAAGATGAGGGTGAGGTGTTGGAAGCTGACGGGACAAAGATTGTACGAGATTCAACGAAAGTGAAATATACATCAGAGAATGACAAAGAAACAAGTAAAATAGCTTATAATGAGTTGAATGTTCCCCGGGGAGGGGAGTATGCGTTGGAGTTGTCGGACGGGACGAAGGTATGGGTAAATGCGGATTCACGACTTAAGTATCCCATTCGTTTCCGTGAAGAGTGTAGGGAGGTATATTTGTTGACGGGGGAGGCCTATTTTGAGGTTGCCAGAAATGAAGCGAAACCTTTTTGGGTACATACTTCAAGGGGAAGTGTGAAGGTGTTGGGTACGGAATTTAATGTTCGCGATTATCCGGATGAACATCAGGTTGTTGCCACGTTAGTAAATGGGTCCGTGCAGTTTAGTGATAAGAATAAATCGGGACGACAGGTTATTTTGCAGCCCGGATTTCAAGTTGTGGTCGATTCTTTAAGAAGGGATTGGGAGGTACGAAAGGTGAATCTGGAGGAATATGTCGGGTGGCGTAACGGTCTGTATGTGTTTAGTCATTTGACTTTAGAAGAGTTAATGAAGATCGTGGAGCGAAATTATGATGTGACGGTTTTCTTCGCGAATGAAGAGTGTAAAAAACTCGTTTTCTCGGGGGATTTGCAGAAATATGAAAAGGTAGAATATTTCTTACGGTTTATGGAGACGGGGGGAGATGTCCGGTTTGTGGTGAAAGATCGTACGATTACAGTGTATAAAAAATAA
- a CDS encoding SusC/RagA family TonB-linked outer membrane protein → MKLTFLLMIMLQVSTWATGFSQESRVSLQMKDVSLEKVILELRDQTGIRFFYSIDKIKSIEHLSIIATNEMLKDVLNRLLEGTGLTYTLLDNVIVIKDITEVDQVRRAVRLKGWVVDEKKQALPGVTIKLMGTSVGTATDSRGWFSIVLPVTEGRLEFSFVGFSTQIVDFNRTSERDTMRVILKENVVNMDEVVVTGYQSVKKKAMAGSFSKVEAKDLVMTGSQTLEQMLQGKLPGVMVVNQSGLTGTRQKVRVRGTSTLVGNAEPVWVVDGIIQQDPLPFSTSELTNIGDDNMDMIKNFIGGAISWLNPNDIQDITVLKDASATAIYGTKAANGVIVITTKKGERGRLALSYTGNFSVGEKLDYDKLEIMNSKQRVDLSREAYQRGAQVPNDKIGYIGLALAYQRGEISFEDFNNGAKKLESVNTNWFDVLYQTPFSHSHSLSFSGGNDNSTYYASLGYSNNENTAKGNSQTSYTGRLNLSSTFWNKLRLNVALSGSHAETSAFASGVDPFSYAINTNRAIACYQENGDLFYYDNDGRGYDYNILNELKYSGNENRSRNLNISVDVRWTMMEGLVFATTLGGNTTSTFGETWFTERTNYVARLRGYNYGEHDVYDEEFKLSRLPYGGVLTVDENESFNYSWRGQFEYVKNLGRHSINVMVGGELTSNKYKSYSQTNYGYMPERGLSFVDVPLGTRPSSDVNYTLNDAYARTKPSVSKSLSNTISYYISGSYMFDNRYAFNFSVRGDGSNRFGQDEKEEYLPVWSVGARWNVTDEHWLQGQDLLNSLSLSATFGYQGNVVDNVSSNLIARILPLDTETGEFKMTYTKLPNPDLKWEKTRSVNLGINFSILRSKVNGSFEYYYKKTSDLITQREIPYENGEHSMYVNGGNMKNSGWDLSFSLVPVRTKDFVWSLGFNTSKVNNEVNSEFEPRGDWKEVIGGNYNKKGYPISSFWAFRFAGLNPENGGPLFDLSGSDSNEGALDVTRYMVHVGKSEPDLTAGINMNFRYRNWALSTSFYWSTGNQCFLDSPYAEMNKTYGMPSEYKNASTQLLKRWRKSGDEDYTNIPSIPVGENCLAIYPFKDNSTALYPYEAWAYSDIRVVDAWYIRCNSINLSYTFPEKMIRRFAQNVSFSMTLTNPFQIVSSDFDSRDPEVAKGSQPLTRNFSFSLNVSF, encoded by the coding sequence ATGAAATTGACTTTTTTATTAATGATCATGCTTCAGGTTAGTACTTGGGCAACAGGATTTTCTCAGGAAAGTAGAGTGTCTTTGCAGATGAAAGATGTTTCTTTAGAAAAGGTTATATTAGAATTGCGTGACCAGACGGGAATACGTTTTTTCTATAGCATTGATAAGATTAAATCTATTGAGCATCTTTCTATTATTGCTACAAATGAGATGTTGAAAGATGTGTTGAATCGTTTATTGGAAGGAACGGGACTTACTTATACTCTTTTGGATAATGTGATTGTAATTAAGGATATCACGGAGGTTGATCAAGTGAGGAGAGCTGTCCGATTGAAGGGATGGGTCGTGGACGAGAAAAAACAAGCTTTACCCGGAGTTACAATTAAATTGATGGGTACTTCTGTCGGGACAGCCACGGATAGCCGGGGATGGTTCTCTATTGTTTTGCCGGTCACGGAGGGACGATTGGAATTTTCCTTTGTAGGTTTTTCCACTCAGATTGTTGATTTTAACAGGACTTCGGAGAGGGACACGATGCGGGTGATTCTGAAAGAAAATGTAGTTAACATGGATGAAGTGGTGGTAACCGGGTACCAGTCCGTGAAGAAGAAGGCTATGGCCGGTTCTTTCTCGAAAGTGGAAGCGAAAGATTTGGTGATGACGGGTTCCCAGACGTTAGAGCAAATGTTGCAAGGTAAATTACCGGGTGTTATGGTTGTCAATCAGAGTGGACTTACCGGAACCCGGCAGAAAGTGCGGGTGCGAGGAACTTCGACGTTGGTAGGGAATGCCGAACCGGTTTGGGTGGTAGACGGGATTATTCAGCAGGATCCGCTACCTTTCAGCACGAGTGAGTTGACCAATATTGGTGATGATAACATGGATATGATCAAGAATTTTATCGGGGGTGCCATATCTTGGTTGAATCCAAATGATATACAGGATATTACCGTGTTGAAAGATGCGTCCGCGACGGCTATTTACGGAACGAAAGCGGCTAACGGGGTTATCGTGATCACGACGAAAAAAGGGGAACGAGGACGATTGGCTTTGAGTTATACCGGGAATTTTTCAGTAGGAGAAAAATTGGATTATGACAAGTTGGAAATCATGAATTCCAAACAACGGGTAGATCTTTCTCGCGAGGCTTACCAGCGTGGAGCTCAAGTTCCCAATGATAAAATCGGTTATATCGGTTTGGCATTGGCTTATCAGCGTGGTGAGATTTCTTTTGAAGATTTTAATAATGGTGCTAAGAAATTGGAATCCGTGAATACGAATTGGTTTGATGTTCTTTACCAGACACCGTTTTCTCATTCTCACTCGTTGAGCTTTTCCGGTGGTAATGATAATTCAACTTATTATGCTTCTTTGGGGTATTCTAATAATGAAAATACGGCTAAAGGGAATTCGCAAACTTCTTATACCGGTCGTTTAAATTTGAGCTCTACGTTTTGGAACAAATTGAGACTGAATGTAGCTTTGTCTGGTTCTCATGCAGAGACAAGTGCTTTTGCTAGTGGCGTGGACCCGTTTAGTTATGCAATTAATACCAATCGGGCGATTGCTTGTTATCAGGAAAATGGTGATTTGTTTTACTACGATAACGATGGGCGAGGCTATGATTATAATATTCTGAATGAATTAAAGTATTCGGGTAACGAGAATAGAAGCCGGAATTTGAATATTAGTGTGGATGTTCGTTGGACGATGATGGAGGGGTTGGTGTTTGCTACCACGTTGGGGGGGAATACAACCTCAACTTTTGGAGAGACGTGGTTTACGGAACGAACGAATTATGTGGCCAGATTACGCGGGTATAATTATGGCGAACATGATGTATATGATGAGGAATTTAAATTGTCGAGATTGCCTTATGGAGGTGTGTTAACCGTGGATGAAAATGAAAGTTTCAATTATAGTTGGCGGGGGCAGTTTGAGTATGTGAAAAATCTTGGGCGTCATTCGATCAACGTGATGGTTGGGGGAGAACTTACGAGTAACAAGTATAAATCTTATTCTCAGACGAATTATGGATATATGCCCGAACGCGGGTTGTCGTTTGTCGATGTGCCCTTGGGGACTCGGCCCAGTTCGGACGTGAATTATACGTTGAACGATGCCTATGCACGTACAAAACCTTCGGTTTCCAAGTCGTTGAGTAATACAATATCTTATTATATATCCGGTTCGTATATGTTTGATAATCGGTATGCTTTTAATTTCTCGGTAAGAGGTGACGGTTCCAATCGATTCGGTCAGGATGAAAAAGAAGAATATTTACCGGTGTGGTCTGTTGGGGCGCGATGGAACGTGACGGATGAGCATTGGTTGCAAGGTCAGGATTTGTTGAATAGTCTGTCTTTATCCGCTACTTTCGGGTATCAGGGAAATGTGGTAGATAACGTGAGTTCCAATTTGATTGCAAGGATATTGCCTTTAGATACGGAAACGGGTGAATTCAAGATGACTTATACGAAGTTACCGAATCCCGATTTGAAATGGGAAAAGACAAGATCTGTTAATCTAGGGATTAATTTTAGTATTTTGCGTAGTAAAGTGAACGGGTCGTTCGAGTACTATTATAAGAAAACAAGCGATTTGATCACGCAACGGGAGATCCCTTACGAGAATGGTGAGCATTCCATGTACGTGAATGGCGGTAACATGAAAAATTCGGGTTGGGATTTATCATTCAGCCTGGTTCCGGTGCGGACGAAGGATTTTGTGTGGAGTTTGGGATTTAATACTTCTAAAGTGAACAATGAGGTGAATTCGGAGTTTGAGCCGAGGGGGGATTGGAAAGAGGTGATAGGTGGAAATTATAATAAAAAAGGTTATCCTATATCCAGTTTTTGGGCATTTCGTTTTGCCGGCTTAAATCCTGAGAATGGCGGACCTTTGTTTGATTTGTCAGGATCCGATTCGAACGAGGGGGCTTTGGATGTGACACGATATATGGTCCACGTCGGAAAGTCGGAACCGGATTTGACAGCCGGAATAAATATGAATTTCCGTTACAGGAATTGGGCGTTGTCAACCTCTTTCTATTGGTCGACAGGGAATCAGTGTTTTCTGGACTCTCCTTATGCGGAAATGAATAAGACTTATGGAATGCCTAGCGAGTATAAAAATGCTTCAACTCAATTGTTGAAGCGTTGGAGAAAATCGGGGGATGAGGACTACACGAATATTCCTTCTATTCCTGTTGGAGAAAATTGTTTGGCAATTTATCCGTTTAAAGATAATAGTACGGCCCT